AAGGGAAAAGGTAGCACGCCGAGTCAAGGACGGGGCTGGCGCCCGCCGCGAACAAGGAGCTCTGAGAAGACAGCTACACCACTAGCGAGGCGGGGCATGGAACCTGGGGGTTCGGGGTGGCTGGTGGCGTGGgggagaggcagaggggagggtcCACTCGGTTGGACACAGAAGCCTAAATCATACAGCGAATGAGCTCATGCATCACGGCGAAGAGAACGAGGGACTCCCCACCTGTGCCCCCGCCCGCCTTCTGTGCGGTTGGTGCCCCTCTGCATGCAGAGCGCTGTGACTGGTCAGCCCGGTTTGGGTTGGAGGGGGCTCCAGGGGGCCCGTCCGCAGCCCCTTTCCCCATCTCTTCTTTCCTGCTCTGCAGGCTGGTGTGTGTGCAGGTGgcaggggcagcaggagggaTGCTCAGGATCTCCGGGTCTGGGTGGAAGTGGCAGGGCAGCAGGGGCAGGTTTGGGGGGAGGTGGAGAAGCAGCCCCCATCCCCCCTTTTACATGGGGGGCTCACTGCAGAGGACAATCTCCAGGTCCTTGCGGTAGAGCTTCCCCGCCTCGGCCAAGGACATGACGCTCTTTCTGTAGCTGGTGAGCTGTTGGATGTTCATTTCCTAGGAGACAGAGCGGGAGAGGGTAAGAGGCTCGCAGGACGGCCCCACCTACATGGCCCAGCTGTTCATACAGCCAGAACCTTTCCCTTATCCCATCTCAGTGCAGGTAGCTTAGAGGCACACAAAGCATGGGCCTTGGAGTCAGAAAGCCCTGGATGAAAAACGCTCTCCCTTTCACTTACTGGCTGCGTTGCTTTGGGGAAAGTATTCAACCTTTTCTGAGTCTCagctgcctcatctgtaaaatgggtatagtaATGAGCCTGCCTCATTGAGGTGTTATGATGATTAGATGAGGAAATGAATGTAAACAATACTTAGCACAGTACCCGACACAGAGCATGCCCTCCAAACAGTAGCTATTGATGGCAGTCATTATCTATGCATAGCTTCTCTAAATTCCTCTACCTCAGTGAGTCTCCATTTACTCAATCTGCTGGGTCCCTGCAGCTGAGGAGGAGAATGCCAGGGGAACTCCCTGGTTTTGTCTTCAGGCCCCTTGGATCATGCTTCCCTAAAAGCCTGACCCAGCAAAATAAGGGATTCTAACTCCTTTCTCCTCCAGCAGCGAGCCTACCAGCCTACTGCTTGTTCACTGGCTTCTTGTGGCCTTGAGGGGCACTAAGACAGGTGACCCACAAACATATGCCCATGGTCTCCTATAAAATGGAGGCCAACATTTACAGAACACCAACAGCCCACATGCCTCATGTTGCTTTGGATGGAAATAGCCGAAAGTTCTGAAATAGAGCAAAGTCAGCATCAACATTGGAAAATCACTAAAcaactgtctttttctttccctccctccttcctcttcctcctcctcctccttttgtaTTGAACATGTCGgcagatcttttcttttcttttttaaaaaatatttcctctttcagGCTGATGGGTCATTATCTCCATTCAGctaatgagaaaattgaggtgtaAAGACTAAGGTATTGGCTAAAGGATGGGACCGACTCTACAGCCATAAAGAGTCTTAGTCCCCTGAGTAATTCTTTACTTGGCTCACCTGCCCTCAGTGCTCCAAGATCAGTCTTTTATTGCATCGTGTGGTGACATCCCCTCACGTGACCGATTTCTGGGTTTGTGCCACCACCCAGCCCCAAGGCATTTTGCAAGCATCTCTAGCTCTGAGGGGCATCTTCACTAAAGTTGTGAAGTTCCTGGAGAAAATGTCACCTAGTCCATAACACCAGGGTGTGCCTGAGCGTCCTACCACTCAATTAGGAGCTAAGGAAGTGACCCCGTATATCAAGCCTGAGCTTGACAAAACCCTCCAGTTGAGTGTGGCATCAAGAGTTTTAGCAGAATGGACAGAGGGGGCTGCTTACTTTCTGTGTCTAGAAGTATTGCTTGAAGCTGAGGCTGGCTTTAGCAAGTTGCAACTGTCTTAGGAGTGCTAGGGAATGTCGAAGTTTGAGCCCGTCATCCTGTCCCTCAGGATCCTCAAACATTAATCTGCTCAGAAACCAAATCACCGTCCGTGCAGGCACCATAAAATTGGCAtatgcggacttccctggtggcgcagtggtaaagaatctgcctctcaaggcaggggacacgggttcgagccctggtccaggaagatcccacatgccacgaagcaatgaagcccgtgcgccacaactactgagcctgcgctctagagcctgcaaaccacaactgaggccgcgtgccacaactactgaagcccgcgcgcctagatcctgtgctctgcaagaagagaagccatcgcaatgagaaacctgtgcacggcaatgaagagtagcccccgcttgccacaactagagaaaagcctgcacacagcaacgaagacccaacacagcccaaaataaataaataaataataaatttattttttttaaaaaaggcatatGCATCTGCCATGTGGGCTCACCTAAAAATGGCCATTCCCCTCCCAACTCAGGGGCTGTTATTTACAAGCATGCAGCTCTCTCTactgattcattcactcaatcCCCATCTGCTAAATCTGGAGCTTAGTACAGGTAGAAGGCTCCCGGGTAAGCAATTTTATTAATATCCTTGTTCTCTAACCTTCAGAGTTGTTTCCTAGCCCCGACACCTGACTCTTTTTTGTTTCCACATCTCGAGTCAAGCTGTGTAGCCATATGAGTTGTCTTTTGTGGTAATCAAGAAAGAGCCTAGTTAGATGATGACTGGGAAATTCGGGTCTCTCCCAAGATTTAATGCCTGCCTTCAAGGCCCATCAGCCTCAGGCATAAAGCAGGGTCATATGGAGAATAATCATGCCTCATTAATACAATCACAGttaaagatatttttcattaCGATGTGCAACATTCCTTGGACACATAAGGATGCACAAATAATTTTCTCCTAGAGTTTGGTGCCAGGAAAAAGTTTGCCGAGTTCAAACACTTGGTgagtacttccttccttcctaggaAGTGTTTGCTTATAATTTGTTTTCTGCCTCTTTCAAAAAGCAATTGTAGGTAgtgtaaagcaaaaaaataaatttagggtgaaagaaatgaaggatgaTATTCAGTCAGGATAAAGATAAAGAAGTCGGAAGGCAGTTGGAAAGGGAGACAGATAGACTCAGAGGCTGTGATGAATTTTTTGCCCTGAAATTGAGCATTATATTTAGCTCTAGCCTGACCGCCCAGGCAGTTAGACAACACAAGGAATTATAGAGCGTTCCTCATCTAATTAAAGAAAGCAGCAAAACCATTTTCTCGGAGAAAGACATTttgcaggaggtggaggaaaACGCTGCCAAGACTCATCTCCCGGTTCCTGTAAAAACATCTTTTTTGTTGGCCGTGTGGCTGACACTTCCAAGAGCTGGGCGACATCAAAACTGCCATGGCCTCATAGCTGCATTATCTACATCAGCCAGCAGGTAGAAGAAACCCAAGTGTCTGCCTGTGAATGGACAGATAAAATGCGGGATAGACACACCATGGAATGTTACtgagctttaaaaaggaagggattTCTGACGtgtgccacaacatggatgaaccttgaagacgttacgctgagtgaaataagccagacacagaaagacaaatactgtatgatctcacttatacgaaGTATCTAGAGCAGTGAGATGCAcagagaaagtagaatgatgaGTGCCAGTGGCTGGGGGCAGGCAGCAAGGTGGAGTTATTGTTTAGTGGCTACAGAGTTTCAttctgggaagatgaaaaagagtgctggatggtggtgacggttgcacaacattgtgaatgtacttaatgccactgaactgtacttaaaaatggttaagatggcaaacttttttatgtgtattaaaaaaataaaccaaaccatCAATCAATTCGaccagaaaaaaaccaaaccaaaaaactgcCGTTGCCTTGTTAGGGGGTGATCAGGGAGGAGCAAAACGCACTCCTCggccttccttcccaccctcatCCCACCTCCAGGACAGCACCCCACCTCTGGGCTCAGCCACCCACCTTCTTGTTCTTCTCATACAAATCCTTCAGGAGGGCATCCAGCTCATTCTCATCAATGTAGCCACTTCCATCCTGGCGGGGAGCAGAGGGTCAGCACAGAGCCTCAGAACTCAGGCCCCACGACCCCCGACCAGAGTCTAGCTTTGCTAATGGTGTTTACTCTGAGCAAAAGAGGTGCCCAAATAACGTGTCACTTCTGACTTTACCAGTCACTGCAGGGCAAACTGTTGGTAACCTTCCCTTCTGATGTTTTTCATTGGCACTGAAACTGTAAGTGAGGTTCAAGAAGCATTTCGCTAACTCCCTGGGTGTCGAATCCCACAATAAGATGTCAGGATGAACACGGGCTATTTAAAGTTTACCCCCAAGCGTGTAGTTCTAAGGAAAACCATTGGAGTCACCCACACAGGGACAGCTAAGGGAGGGGCGACATTGGTACGGAGGGCCTCTCACTCCCCACTTCCTAGGAGGACAGCAAGACTATGACCTGGCACCAGGGGAGCAGTACTGAGCACCTCCTCTCTTTGGGTACCAACAATGTAATCACACCCTAGCTCCGGGCATAGCCCTCTTCCATGAGCTAGTCTCTCCTGTGCTTTTAGGGAAGCAAAACCTTGGGTCCCACAGGCCACACACTGAAGGACATTTATCTTCTCACACAGCAGAAGATGCTGCAGGGAATCCAAAGGGACAGGAAGAAACTGCACGGCTCAGATTGCTGCTCCGACAGCTTGTTTACTCCTAAGGACCAAGGCAAGCCAttctggcggggtggggggcagggggggctgGAAGGGGCCTCCTGCTTTTCCATCCACACCGTGCTCGGTCTTACCTTGTCGTAAAATgtgaagattgcgttgaactccTCCGAGGTCAGCTTCATGCCCTGGAAGGCCCAAGGTATTAAAGACAGAAGCCAAAGCCCTgcagagtgtgtgtttgtgtgtgtgtgtgtgtgtgtgtgtgtgtgtgtgtgtgtgtgtgtgtgtgtgtgcgcaccgAGTAAGGGTGAGCTCAGAGGgatgaggggaagggaggaattgaagaaaagcaaagaggcTATTTTACCTGAAATTTAAGCAGGAAGTTTTCCTGTACAGGCAAGAGTCTGGAAAGAGATGTTAGAGCAGCGATTAGGAGACAGAGCAGAAGCTAGAACACCtcgggcctggggggaggggatgcACAAGGAGCATCCGTAGTTATGGAAACGATCTCTGAGCACTTAACAATCAGGTGTCAGTGGAAAGTTCTCAGAAGAGGGAGACGGAACATTGAGGTGATGATGATCATGGTTTGCTCTAACTTTTGATTTGCGCTTCAGGACACCCGACCTGCCACCTTCCCCACTGATTGAGGGACGGGAGCACAGGGGTGATCTGCAGGGATCTTGTGAAAAGTGATGCTGGGGTGAGTGAGGGCAGGCACTTACCGGGACATCTCCGAGAGGCCCAGTTTGCCGTCCCCGTTCAAGTCAAACATCCGTAGCTGTTGGGGACAGAAAGTGGTGCCTGGGTTATTTGCTTTGACCTTCTCTCATGTGGGACCTTGGCCTGCCATCCGCTGtactggagaggaaggaggatggGGGAGTATGCTCATGCGTCCTCTGAGGTCACCTGGTGGCAGGGACCAGCATGGGCTGAATCGGTCACTGGGGAGACAGCAGGGACTTGGTCatggctcccctccccctttctcaggGACAGGGCCGCAGAAGACAGCAGACCAGCACCAAAGGCCCAGCCTCTCCAAGTTTATCCTCTCCTGGAGCTGTGGAGGCTGTCATGGAAACAGATGCTCCAGTCTTACACTGTCCCAGGTGTAAGTGGGGACCTCAAGAGAGAGGGTGCAGGGCCCGTGAACTAGCATCCCTCTTGCTGGCCGCCACTGGGAGTCACTTCTCCTGGACCCGAAGAATCAGCCAACTAACGACCCCACAAACCCCAAATCCCACTGATTTGGGGCCCGTGTCCTGCACCCCTGGGGAGGAGGGATACTTTCAGCCACTCACTATGGTTTGGGTGTACTCTTGGAGCTTAGGTTCATCGTACGGTCGGTTCGCCTTCTTCAGCAGGTCAGACAGGAATCCCTGGAATACCAAAGTCCTCTTCAGAGCTCCCAGTTCAGGCTGTCTGTCCCTGACTCACTCACCTGTTCCTTCAGACAGTCACTCAACACTGTTCCCCGGGGCCCGTCATTTGCATAGCTTGCAGCCCTCACAATTCCCTCACCCCTTAATGCTTGTGCAGTAACCCTGAACCCCGGGGAGGGAGCTGCTGGATGCAACCTCACCCCATAGGCCAGGCAGCAGAAACTGGTGCTGGCTCCTCAGAAAGCCCAGGACACATGCTGAGCAGTGCCTGGGACTCCTTGGGTCCAGAGGAATTTAGGGGTAGACGTGCAAGCCAGAAGGCCAAACTGCTGGAATGCCCTGAGGATGCCTGTCCTGGCCACTGACGTGCAGAGGAATGTGAACTGGC
Above is a genomic segment from Kogia breviceps isolate mKogBre1 chromosome 18, mKogBre1 haplotype 1, whole genome shotgun sequence containing:
- the CALB2 gene encoding calretinin, with the protein product MAGPQQQQPPYLHLAELTASQFLEIWKHFDADGNGYIEGKELENFFQELEKARKGSGMMSKSDNFGEKMKEFMQKYDKNADGKIEMAELAQILPTEENFLLCFRQHVGSSTEFMEAWRKYDTDRSGYIEANELKGFLSDLLKKANRPYDEPKLQEYTQTILRMFDLNGDGKLGLSEMSRLLPVQENFLLKFQGMKLTSEEFNAIFTFYDKDGSGYIDENELDALLKDLYEKNKKEMNIQQLTSYRKSVMSLAEAGKLYRKDLEIVLCSEPPM